From Petrotoga sp. 9PW.55.5.1, a single genomic window includes:
- a CDS encoding 3'-5' exoribonuclease YhaM family protein → MNEQYSLGDLIKGNVFENQSNDENISLISDLKPNEIKEVEGKVISKRLQKTKSNKSFLLITISDKSQSIRAIDWYYPEENNNKIQVGDVVRVKGKTVLFDNRLQINISNEDDSIRKMSMAEINPEKYLKFSNNDLNILKSNLEIYIKKVENDGIKALLEQIFEKNQKLKEEFFFSPAAMEVHHAYPGGLLEHSLMVTEISLNLCNLYQEEKEIVINKDIIIAGSLLHDIGKIQEYSVTPAGIIKTEAGELIGHIQLGTKILYDESKKINPKIKEKDLKHLVHIILSHHGEIEYGSPIVPKTIESFIIGLSDNIDSKIAQVKDNIRNALQIDKDSEWSEYDKRLARKIRIERDD, encoded by the coding sequence TTGAATGAGCAATATTCACTTGGTGATTTAATAAAAGGTAATGTCTTTGAAAATCAATCAAACGATGAAAATATATCCTTAATTTCAGATCTAAAACCAAATGAAATTAAAGAAGTAGAAGGAAAAGTAATTAGCAAAAGACTTCAAAAAACAAAAAGCAACAAATCATTTTTGCTTATTACTATATCCGACAAAAGCCAATCAATAAGAGCTATAGATTGGTATTATCCGGAAGAAAACAACAACAAGATACAAGTTGGAGACGTTGTTAGAGTAAAAGGCAAAACAGTTTTATTTGATAACAGACTTCAAATAAATATAAGTAATGAAGATGATTCTATTAGAAAAATGAGTATGGCTGAAATAAACCCTGAAAAGTATTTAAAATTTTCTAATAATGATTTAAATATCTTAAAATCTAACCTTGAAATTTACATAAAAAAAGTTGAAAATGATGGAATCAAAGCTTTATTAGAACAAATCTTTGAAAAAAATCAAAAGTTAAAGGAAGAATTTTTCTTCTCTCCAGCAGCTATGGAAGTACATCATGCCTACCCAGGAGGCTTACTAGAACACTCACTTATGGTTACAGAAATCTCATTAAACCTTTGCAATCTATATCAAGAAGAAAAAGAAATAGTAATAAACAAAGATATAATAATAGCTGGCTCTCTTTTGCACGATATAGGAAAAATTCAAGAATATTCTGTAACTCCTGCTGGAATAATCAAAACAGAGGCTGGTGAATTAATAGGACATATACAGTTGGGAACAAAAATCTTGTATGATGAGTCAAAAAAAATAAATCCTAAAATAAAAGAGAAGGATTTAAAACATTTGGTGCATATTATATTATCTCATCATGGAGAAATAGAATATGGAAGCCCCATAGTTCCAAAAACTATAGAATCTTTTATTATAGGATTAAGTGACAATATTGATTCGAAAATAGCTCAAGTAAAAGATAACATAAGAAATGCTTTACAGATAGACAAAGATAGT
- the alr gene encoding alanine racemase, which translates to MIGRETVAYIDIDKYLYNLDFLQKHTKTKIMPVLKANAYGHGATFLAKAAIKEGYDMIAVAFLEEALNLLEQGIKIPILIFNYFSPKDLKEVLEFSEFIKPTITSSYFLEKACVILGSDVKKFKFHINLDTGINRIGIKKAEIPKLVSLIKKYNVSIEGIYSHFANADEKDDFTHVQFDRFITLSKYFESEGIYSKIKHISNSAGALFFPNYSLDYVRAGIATFGLQPSVTHIEPNLKPILELKSVVSSVHELLPEDTVGYGRTYKAKKRNKNCCNPYRYADGYFRNLSNKGEVLINGKRCKILGRVSMDQIVVDISYNNNVSIGDEVVIIGKQKDDNISAEEVAKRAQTINYEITSKITQRVQRRYLKGGNYFE; encoded by the coding sequence ATGATAGGCAGAGAAACTGTTGCATATATAGATATTGACAAATACTTATACAATTTAGATTTTCTTCAAAAACATACAAAAACAAAAATTATGCCCGTATTAAAAGCAAACGCATATGGACATGGGGCAACTTTCTTAGCTAAGGCCGCTATCAAAGAAGGATATGATATGATAGCGGTAGCTTTTTTGGAAGAGGCGTTGAATCTTTTAGAACAAGGAATAAAGATACCCATTTTAATTTTCAACTATTTTTCTCCAAAAGATCTAAAAGAAGTTTTAGAATTTTCTGAGTTTATAAAACCAACTATCACCTCTTCTTATTTCTTAGAAAAAGCATGTGTTATACTTGGTAGTGATGTTAAGAAATTTAAGTTTCATATTAATCTAGATACAGGGATAAACAGAATCGGCATAAAAAAAGCGGAAATTCCAAAATTGGTAAGTTTAATCAAAAAATACAACGTATCGATAGAAGGAATATATTCACATTTTGCAAATGCGGATGAAAAAGATGACTTTACACACGTACAATTTGATAGGTTCATAACCTTATCTAAGTACTTTGAAAGTGAAGGCATTTATTCCAAAATAAAACATATCTCAAACAGTGCTGGTGCATTATTTTTCCCTAACTATTCTTTAGATTATGTAAGAGCTGGAATTGCAACATTTGGACTACAACCATCCGTTACACATATCGAACCAAATTTAAAACCAATCTTAGAATTAAAAAGTGTTGTTTCAAGCGTTCATGAACTTTTACCAGAAGATACAGTTGGTTATGGAAGAACATACAAAGCAAAAAAGAGAAACAAAAACTGCTGTAATCCCTATAGGTACGCAGACGGTTATTTCAGAAATCTTTCCAATAAGGGAGAAGTTTTGATAAATGGAAAAAGGTGTAAAATTTTAGGAAGAGTTTCTATGGATCAAATTGTTGTTGATATCTCTTATAATAATAATGTATCTATCGGTGATGAAGTGGTAATTATAGGTAAACAAAAAGACGATAACATAAGTGCCGAAGAAGTTGCAAAAAGAGCTCAAACAATTAACTATGAAATTACTTCTAAAATCACGCAAAGAGTTCAAAGAAGGTATCTCAAAGGAGGAAATTATTTTGAATGA